The genomic interval GGTCCAACGCACTCCCGACGCGGCCGCGCTGATTTCAGGCGACGAGCGCTGGACGTACCGCGAGCTGGACCGCCGCGCGAACGGGCTGGCGCGGCGGCTGCGGACGCTGGGGGTCGGGCCCGAGGTGCGGGTCGGACTCTGCATCTCTCGGGGCCCCGGCATGGTGGTGGGCATGCTGGGAATCCTGAAGGCGGGTGGCGCCTACGTGCCCATGGACCCGACCTATCCCTCGGAACGACTCGCCTACATGCTCACGGATTCGTGCGCCCCCGTGGTCCTGTCCGAGTCCCGGCTGCGCTCCCTGCTGCCGGACGCGGGAGCGAAGTGGGTGTGGCTGGATGCCGAGAACGACGAGGCGGCGGAGACACCCGAGAGTGGTGTCTGTCCGGAGAACGTGGCGTACACGCTCTATACCTCCGGGTCCACCGGTCGCCCGAAGGCGTGCCTGGTGTGTCATCGCAACGTCGAGCGCTTCTTCGCGGCGATGGATGACGAGATGGAGGGGACGTCGCCAGGGGTGTGGCTCGCGACGACGAGCATGTCGTTCGACATCTCGGTGCTGGAGCTCCTGTACTCGCTGACCCGGGGCTTTCAGGTGGTGCTCCGAAGTGAGCAGGGCGTCAGCCGCAAGGTCATGTCGTGTGAGGGGGGACGCAAGCCGCTCGAGTTCAGCTTGTTCTACTTCGCGAGCGACGAGCGCGAACACGCACGGGACAAGTATCGGCTCCTGCTGGAGGGGGCTCGCTTCGCGGACGAACACGGCTTCAGGGCGGTCTGGACTCCCGAGCGGCATTTCCATGCGTTTGGTGGGCTGTATCCGAATCCCTCCGTCGTGAGCGCGGCGCTGGCGGCGACGACTCGGAACATCCGCATCCGGGCGGGAAGCATCGTGCTGCCATTGCACAATCCCATCCGTGTCGCGGAGGAGTGGTCTGTCGTGGACAACCTGTCGGGAGGGCGCGTCGACCTCTCGTTCGCCTCGGGGTGGCATCCCAACGACTTCGTGCTCGCGCCCGAGCGTTTCGCCGACGCTCGCAGCCGTTTCTTCGAGCAGATCTCCACCGTCCGGAAGCTGTGGAAGGGCGAGGCCGTGTCCTTCCGGAACGGACAGGGGCAGGACGTGGAGGTCCAATCGTTGCCGCGGCCTGTCCAGCCCGACGTCCACGTCTGGGTGACAGCGGCGGGCAACCCGGAGACGTTCCGCGCTGCGGGAGAGGCGGGAGCCAGCGTCCTCACGCACCTGCTCGGGCAGAACCTCCTGGAGCTGTCGAAGAAGCTCCAGGTCTACCGCGAGGCCTGGAAGGCGGCTGGCCATGGGCCGGGCCCGGGTCACGTCACCCTCATGCTTCACACCTTCATGGGGGAGGACGTCGAGGCAGTCCGCCAGAAGGTGAACGGACCGCTGAGGCAGTACCTGAAGAGCTCGCTCGGACTGCTGCGCTCGGTCCTCGGCCCCCTCCCTCATGGAGAGGAGCTGGAGTCCTTGAGTGAAGAGGATGTCGACCTGCTGCTGTCCCGGGCGGTGGACCGGTACTTCAACCAGATGGGCCTGTTCGGCGATGTGGAGACCTGCCTGCCGTTGATTGCGAAGCTGCGGGAGCTCGGGGTGGATGAGGTCGCCTGCCTCATCGACTTCGGCGTGGACGTCGAGTCGACGCTCGCTGGGTTGCGCACGCTCCATGCGCTGAAGGAGCGGTGCGAACAGTCAGAGACCGCCGAGGAGGACATCTTCGCGCTCATCGCCCGGCACGGCGTCACCCATTTCCAGTGCACTCCGTCGATGCTGCGGATGTTGTTGATGGAGCCCGGGGTGGCGGAGGCACTCCGGCCGCTCAAGAAGCTGCTCGTGGGCGGCGAGCCGTTTCCCATGGCGCTCGCCCGGCAGGTGTTTGCGCATGTCCAGGGCGACGTCCTCAATATGTACGGGCCCACGGAGACGACCATCTGGTCTTCCTTCGACCAGGTGCGCGAGGACCAGGCGCAAGTCTTCATCGGCCGTCCCATCGCGGACACGCGGATGTATGTGCTCGACAAGCGGCTACGGCCCGTCCCCGTGGGAGTGCCCGGCGAGGTCTTCATCGGGGGAGAGGGTGTGGCGCGAGGCTATCTCCACCGCCCGGAGCTGACGGCGGAGCGCTTCGTCCCGGACCCGTTGGGAACCAATCCAGGCGCTCGCATGTACCGCACGGGAGACCTGGCGCGGTACTCGCCAGAGGGACGCCTCGAGTTCCTGGGGCGCCTCGACACCCAGGTCAAGGTGCGGGGAGTCCGCATCGAGTTGGGCGAAGTCGAAGCGGAGCTTCGCGCGCATCCCGACGTCCGACAGGCGGTGGTGGTGGCCCGTCCCGACGCGGCGGGAGAGGTGATGCTCGTCGCCTATGTGGTGGCGGAGCCGAAGGTCTCATCGTCCGAGCTGACGCGGCGGCTGAAGGCGCGTCTTCCGGCTCCGATGATACCCGCGCACTTCATCCAACTCGGCGCGCTGCCCTTGACGCCCAATCAGAAGCTGGACGTGCGCGCGCTGCCGGTTCCCAACGCGCCCGCCCCCGAGGTCTCGGCGGCATACGTCGCGCCTCGCGACGCGCTGGAGCTGGAGCTCGCCGCGCTGTGGGAGGAGTTGTTCGACCTGCGTCCCATCGGTGTCACCAGCGGCTTCTTCGAGCTGGGGGGACACTCCCTGCTCGCGGTGCGGCTGATGTCCCGACTGCGCGCGAGGTTCGGCCGTCAGCTTCCCGTGTCGCTCCTGTTCCAGGCGGACACCATCCAGCGATTGGCGGACGTGCTGCGCCAGCGGGAGGCCGTGCCGAGGATTCGTGAGCCCCTGGTGCGAATCCAGGAGGCGGGGGACAAGCCGCCGCTCTTCTTCGTGCATCCCACGGGCGGGGACGTCCTCTGCTACGCGCCGCTGGCCCGGCAGCTCGGACCCCGGCAGCCCTTCTTCGCGTTGCAGGCCTTGGTGGACTCGGACTCCTACTCCGTCGAGGAGATGGCGGCGCGCTATCTGGAGGAGGTGCGCCGCGTGCGCCCTCAAGGGCCGTATCGCCTGGGCGGCTGGTCCACGGGAGGGATTGTCGCGCAAGCCATGGCGCGGCGGCTGGAGGCGGACGGCGAGCAGGTGGAAGTGCTCATGTTGTTGGAGACCTGGTCGCCCGACCTTTATCAACAAGCACAGGAGCCGGGGGCGTTGATGGCGTGGTTCGCCACGGACCTGCTGGGAGGAACGGAGGCCGCGCGGTTGGACCCCGCGCGGCTGGAGTCGCTCGATGAAGGGGGCCGGCTCCGCTATCTGGTGGAGCATGCGAAGCAGCTCGGCGCGCTGCCTGGTGTCGAGCTTCC from Myxococcus stipitatus carries:
- a CDS encoding MupA/Atu3671 family FMN-dependent luciferase-like monooxygenase, producing MAGELVAELSRLGITLWVEGERLKYRAPKGALSAETLALLSSNKAALVEHLRQLAADGASVHPLSHGQQALWFVSQLAPDSAAYNTALSLRIVSELDVPALRRACQRLVDRHGALRTTFTSYQGQPVQKVRRQDTVCFEHVLMTDSEPEVLRERVTRASLAPFDLERGPLMRVTLFSRGEREHVLLFAIHHIVYDGWSLIILAEELVRHLYPAEKTGGDAELPAPPSAYVDFIRWQSEMLAGPEGQRLWDYWSKQLAGTLPSLDLPFAKPRPAVQTYAGASVPVALRGALPRRLRALCEQEGVTLYTVLLAAYMVLLHRYSGQDDLVVGSPTLGRTQPQFARVVGNFMNMMALRGDLSGDPNFRDLLRRLRQTVVGALAHQDYPFHLLVEKLNPERHSDRSPIFQAVFMLQPTPRDDIYQGDESRPLLPGGLVLRPFDIPQQEGQFDLSLELSESEDALGGVLKYRTDLFDADSVHRMVGHLTTLLEGIVDSLEQRISDLPLLTPGERREVLETWNDTATGAARAACIHELFEAQVQRTPDAAALISGDERWTYRELDRRANGLARRLRTLGVGPEVRVGLCISRGPGMVVGMLGILKAGGAYVPMDPTYPSERLAYMLTDSCAPVVLSESRLRSLLPDAGAKWVWLDAENDEAAETPESGVCPENVAYTLYTSGSTGRPKACLVCHRNVERFFAAMDDEMEGTSPGVWLATTSMSFDISVLELLYSLTRGFQVVLRSEQGVSRKVMSCEGGRKPLEFSLFYFASDEREHARDKYRLLLEGARFADEHGFRAVWTPERHFHAFGGLYPNPSVVSAALAATTRNIRIRAGSIVLPLHNPIRVAEEWSVVDNLSGGRVDLSFASGWHPNDFVLAPERFADARSRFFEQISTVRKLWKGEAVSFRNGQGQDVEVQSLPRPVQPDVHVWVTAAGNPETFRAAGEAGASVLTHLLGQNLLELSKKLQVYREAWKAAGHGPGPGHVTLMLHTFMGEDVEAVRQKVNGPLRQYLKSSLGLLRSVLGPLPHGEELESLSEEDVDLLLSRAVDRYFNQMGLFGDVETCLPLIAKLRELGVDEVACLIDFGVDVESTLAGLRTLHALKERCEQSETAEEDIFALIARHGVTHFQCTPSMLRMLLMEPGVAEALRPLKKLLVGGEPFPMALARQVFAHVQGDVLNMYGPTETTIWSSFDQVREDQAQVFIGRPIADTRMYVLDKRLRPVPVGVPGEVFIGGEGVARGYLHRPELTAERFVPDPLGTNPGARMYRTGDLARYSPEGRLEFLGRLDTQVKVRGVRIELGEVEAELRAHPDVRQAVVVARPDAAGEVMLVAYVVAEPKVSSSELTRRLKARLPAPMIPAHFIQLGALPLTPNQKLDVRALPVPNAPAPEVSAAYVAPRDALELELAALWEELFDLRPIGVTSGFFELGGHSLLAVRLMSRLRARFGRQLPVSLLFQADTIQRLADVLRQREAVPRIREPLVRIQEAGDKPPLFFVHPTGGDVLCYAPLARQLGPRQPFFALQALVDSDSYSVEEMAARYLEEVRRVRPQGPYRLGGWSTGGIVAQAMARRLEADGEQVEVLMLLETWSPDLYQQAQEPGALMAWFATDLLGGTEAARLDPARLESLDEGGRLRYLVEHAKQLGALPGVELPEMEQRFRVFARNARALARYRPGSYAGKVLFLQAEQMTASMAGSMPAPVESWGERLSQARLHRVPGNHYTMLQAPHVREVADRMTVVLEELGAPAVAH